In one Poecilia reticulata strain Guanapo linkage group LG8, Guppy_female_1.0+MT, whole genome shotgun sequence genomic region, the following are encoded:
- the rnf151 gene encoding RING finger protein 151 — protein sequence MADPDVSAQSGGYDVELFVDPPDYDLICTICQGVLRCPVRSACHHIFCKKCILQWLKRQETCPCCRKPVNPSLIFVMFKLSKSIGRLKAKCKNEIRGCAETFSLSEQYCHSMTCLYELIPCPYQGCRAQLLRRDMDTHARHCEHWRQPCHMGCGTILTHSTQTQHNCYKQLRQEYEARQRNHRAIATALHRKMKKMQSTMTHMKRQIGLICESLEVMDDLHEVEEEVDLGESSGSSSGTSSNSNC from the exons ATG GCTGACCCAGACGTTTCAGCACAGAGTGGGGGCTACGATGTGGAGCTGTTTGTAGACCCTCCAGACTACGATTTGATCTGCACCATTTGCCAGGGCGTCCTCAGATGTCCAGTAAGAAGTGCATGCCACCATATCTTCTGCAAGAAATGCATCTTACAGTGGCTGAAAAG ACAGGAGACCTGCCCCTGCTGCAGGAAGCCGGTAAACCCAAGCCTGATCTTTGTCATGTTCAAGCTGAGCAAATCGATTGGACGCTTGAAAGCAAAG TGTAAAAACGAGATCCGTGGCTGTGCAGAGACCTTTTCCCTCTCAGAACAGTACTGTCACAGCATGACCTGCCTGTACGAGCTCATCCCYTGCCCGTACCAGGGCTGCAGGGCGCAGCTCCTGCGCAGGGACATGGACACCCACGCGCGCCACTGTGAGCACTGGCGGCAGCCCTGCCACATGGGCTGTGGGACAATACTCACTCACAGCACCCAGACTCAGCACAACTGCTACAAACAGCTGAGGCAGGAGTACGAGGCCAGGCAGAGGAACCACAGGGCTATCGCCACGGCCCTGCATAGGAAGatgaaaaagatgcaaagcACCATGACCCACATGAAGAGGCAAATAGGGTTAATATGTGARAGCCTGGAGGTAATGGATGACCTACATGAGGTGGAAGAGGAAGTGGACCTTGGAGAGAGCAGCGGCAGTTCCAGTGGGACTTCAAGCAACAGCAACTGTTAA